The window ACGCCGTTCGAGGCTATCAGACCGATGGCGTCGCGGGAGTGTCCGACTAATCCACGGGAAGTTTCGAGGACCGATATCGAGACAGTTCACGGCGCCGAACGGTGAGCGGGTGGATCCCCGCTGGCCGCTGTTTTTCGGCCGGGCACGAAGTGGTGGCCCGGGACGACCGGGTGAGTCAACCAATGACCCTCGAAGTACTTGACCGACACAGCGAGGCACTGTTCGAGTTCCTCTGGTGTCCCGTCTGCGGGCAGGAGGTCTTCACTCACATCCCCTTCGAGGGGGTGTTCTGCAAGAACTGCAACACCCAGGTCGAACTCCAAGAATCCCGAGAGACGCGCGGCTACGAGGAGGCCGTGCTCGCCTGCTTCGACTCTACCACGGCCTGGAACCTCCACGTCGACGAGAAACTGCGCCGCGATCTGCCTGATGGGTCGGCCCGCGTGAAGATCCTCGGTGCACCGGGGGCCTACAAAGTCGACTGGTGGAGTCCAGCACCGGGAGAAGACTGGGAGCCAGTCGAGCGTGGTGAATTCGACGGCGTGGAGGAACCAGACGAGGTGTCACATCTCGCGTAGTGGATAGCAATCCCGCTACGACTGTGTGGTGTTGTTCCTGCGCCGGCGATGGGTGCCGGCGCACACGCGCCGGCGAGTACCGATGTCGACACGGAGTCAACTCCGATTCGTCCAACGAGTCGAACAGACCGATGAGACAGATGGCAACGCCGACCGCATCGCGCAGGTGTACCGGCATTCGGACGGCTACCCGGGGAGCGTCCTCCGGGATCTCGCACAGCTGAAAGAGCTGCTCGATGCGACCCGTGCAGAGCGGGGACCGGATTACACGGCGGCGACGTTCGTGTTCCTCGACAAGCTCTCGACGGTCGACCTCTATCTGGATGGCGACCCAGAGCGAACGATCGACGCGGCTCAGCCAGCGGATCTCCTCGAGCCATCCAATATGGAGCATCTCGACCAGCCGCTGTTCCTGCTGGGCCACGGCGTCGAGAATCCAGCTGACGGCATCCACGGCGACGAGGAGTACCTCTACGTCGTGGAACTCCCGACGGAGAACTCGTTCGACGAGCCGACCGAGTGGACAGTCAAAGTGAGCGGTCACTCCGCGTTCCCTCGCTGGGACGGCCCG of the Halobellus ruber genome contains:
- a CDS encoding DUF7567 family protein; the protein is MTLEVLDRHSEALFEFLWCPVCGQEVFTHIPFEGVFCKNCNTQVELQESRETRGYEEAVLACFDSTTAWNLHVDEKLRRDLPDGSARVKILGAPGAYKVDWWSPAPGEDWEPVERGEFDGVEEPDEVSHLA